A window from Salmo trutta chromosome 29, fSalTru1.1, whole genome shotgun sequence encodes these proteins:
- the gatm gene encoding glycine amidinotransferase, mitochondrial, whose translation MLRVRCLRGGSRGAEAAHLIGAMLGRAMTGWVQGTFQSYSSSAAAAQPQRALEENAVTEPELQECPVCAYNEWDPLEEVIVGRAENARVPPFTVEVKANTYEKHWPFYQKYGGQSFPEDHLKKAVAEIEEMCNILRMEGVTVQRPEPMDWSFEYNTPDFTSTGMYAAMPRDILMVVGNEIIEAPMAWRSRFFEYRAYRPLIKEYFRKGAKWTTPPKPTMSDELYDQEYPIRTVEDRHKLAAQGKFVTTEHEPCFDAADFIRAGRDLFVQRSQVTNYMGIEWMRRHLAPDYKVHIISFKDPNPMHIDATFNIIGPGLVLSNPDRPCRQVEMFEKAGWTVVKPPTPLIPDDHPLWMSSKWLSMNVLMLDPKRVMCDANEHTIHKMFENLGIKTIKVNIRHANSLGGGFHCWTTDVRRRGSLESYFH comes from the exons CTCGGCCGCGCCATGACTGGCTGGGTGCAGGGCACGTTCCAGAGCTACTCGAGTTCCGCTGCTGCCGCGCAGCCGCAACGCGCCCTGGAGGAGAACGCTGTCACTGAGCCTGAGCTACAGGAGTGTCCTGTCTGCGCCTACAACGAATGGGACCCGCTCGAAGAGGTGATCGTAGGCCGCGCCGAGAACGCGCGCGTCCCTCCTTTCACAGTAGAGGTCAAG GCTAACACATATGAGAAGCATTGGCCCTTCTACCAGAAGTATGGGGGCCAAAGCTTTCCTGAGGACCACTTGAAGAAAGCTGTTGCTGAGATTGAAGAAATGTGCAATATTCTCCGCATGGAGGGAGTTACAGTTCAGAGACCTGAACCCATGGACTGGTCCTTCGAGTACAACACTCCAGACTTCACCTCTACTG GCATGTACGCTGCCATGCCCAGAGACATCCTCATGGTGGTGGGGAATGAGATTATCGAGGCTCCCATGGCCTGGAGGTCCCGCTTCTTTGAGTACCGGGCCTACAGACCCCTCATCAAGGAGTACTTCAGAAAGGGTGCCAAGTGGACGACCCCCCCAAAACCAACCATGTCTGATGAGCTGTACGATCAG gAGTACCCCATCCGCACGGTGGAAGACAGACACAAGCTGGCTGCCCAGGGAAAGTTTGTCACCACCGAACACGAGCCGTGCTTCGACGCCGCTGACTTCATCAGAGCTGGCAGGGATCTGTTTGTCCAGAGGAGTCAG GTTACAAACTACATGGGGATTGAGTGGATGCGTCGCCATCTTGCCCCGGACTACAAGGTCCACATCATCTCATTCAAGGACCCCAACCCCATGCACATCGACGCCACCTTCAACATCATCGGGCCAGGACTGGTGCTGTCCAACCCTGACCGTCCCTGTCGTCAG GTGGAGATGTTTGAGAAGGCCGGCTGGACCGTGGTGAAGCCTCCAACCCCTCTGATTCCAGATG ATCACCCTCTGTGGATGTCCTCTAAGTGGCTGTCCATGAATGTCTTGATGCTGGACCCCAAACGGGTCATGTGTGATGCCAACGAGCACACCATCCACAAGATGTTTGAGAACCTTG GTATCAAGACCATCAAGGTGAACATCCGCCACGCCAACTCCCTGGGAGGAGGCTTCCACTGCTGGACTACCGACGTGCGTCGCCGTGGTTCCCTCGAGTCCTACTTCCACTAG